One Electrophorus electricus isolate fEleEle1 chromosome 10, fEleEle1.pri, whole genome shotgun sequence genomic region harbors:
- the cdc42l gene encoding cell division cycle 42, like, giving the protein MQTIKCVVVGDGAVGKTCLLISYTTNKFPSEYVPTVFDNYAVTVMIGGEPYTLGLFDTAGQEDYDRLRPLSYPQTDVFLVCFSVVSPSSFENVKEKWVPEISHHCPRTPFLLVGTQVDLRDDSNTVEKLAKNKQRPLSPESGEKLARDLRAVKYVECSALTQRGLKNVFDEAILAALEPPETKPKKRCALL; this is encoded by the exons ATGCAGACGATTAAGTGCGTGGTGGTCGGGGACGGAGCTGTTGGGAAAACCTGTCTCCTAATCTCCTACACAACCAACAAATTTCCTTCCGAATATGTTCCCACG GTATTTGATAATTATGCTGTGACTGTTATGATTGGCGGAGAACCTTATACATTGGGCCTTTTTGATACTGCTG GCCAGGAGGATTATGACAGACTCCGGCCTCTCAGCTACCCACAGACCGACGTCTTCCTTGTCTGCTTTTCTGTTGTCTCGCCCTCCTCCTTCGAGAATGTCAAAGAGAAG TGGGTGCCAGAGATCTCCCACCACTGCCCACGCACTCCGTTCCTGCTGGTGGGCACCCAGGTGGATCTGAGAGACGACAGTAACACAGTGGAAAAACTGGCAAAGAACAAGCAGCGCCCTCTATCACCCGAGAGTGGAGAAAAGCTGGCTAGAGACCTCCGCGCTGTCAAATACGTGGAGTGCTCCGCCCTCACCCAG AGAGGACTGAAGAACGTGTTTGATGAAGCCATCCTGGCAGCTCTTGAGCCTCCAGAGACCAAGCCAAAGAAGCGTTGTGCTCTGCTGTAG
- the wnt4b gene encoding wingless-type MMTV integration site family, member 4b, with protein MPTVSSVNHTGRLLLLLLWATHLSMATNWLSLMRLPRSRPISGVGSCGRLRGLSAGQVGVCRARGEVMESVRRAAEMVIEECQHQFRNRRWNCSTTPRGINVFGRVMNQGTREAAFMHALSSAAVAVAVTRGCSRGELERCGCDRKVRGLSPEGFQWSGCSDNLSYGVAFSQTFVDEPERAKGTSSGRPLMNIHNNEAGRKAILHNMQVECKCHGVSGSCELRTCWKVMPPFRRVGVVLKERFDGATEVRLTRVGSRTALLPKDSQVKPPSARDLVYLAPSPDFCKLDPENGIPGTAGRRCNGTSRLAPDGCELVCCGPGFRAGRAEVVQRCSCKFSWCCSVRCQQCKNTVLIHTCRE; from the exons ATGCCCACTGTCTCCTCTGTGAATCACACGGGACGACTCCTCCTGCTGTTGCTATGGGCAACCCACCTTTCCATGGCGACCAACTGGCT TTCTCTGATGCGGTTGCCGCGCTCTCGCCCGATTTCAGGCGTTGGGTCATGCGGTCGCCTGAGGGGTCTCTCGGCAGGGCAGGTGGGGGTGTGCCGTGCGCGGGGGGAGGTTATGGAATCTGTACGGAGAGCTGCAGAGATGGTCATCGAAGAG TGCCAGCACCAGTTCCGTAACCGTCGTTGGAACTGCTCTACTACACCTCGTGGCATTAACGTGTTTGGTCGGGTCATGAACCAAG GCACGCGGGAGGCAGCATTCATGCATGCTCTGTCCTCTGCTGCGGTGGCTGTTGCAGTGACACGGGGCTGCAGCAGGGGGGAGCTAGAGAGGTGTGGCTGTGACCGGAAGGTGAGAGGGCTCAGCCCAGAAG GGTTCCAGTGGTCAGGCTGTTCCGATAATCTGTCCTATGGTGTGGCGTTCTCACAGACGTTTGTGGATGAGCCAGAGCGTGCAAAGGGTACGTCATCAGGGCGACCACTAATGAACATCCACAATAATGAGGCCGGGCGAAAG gCTATCCTCCACAACATGCAGGTGGAGTGTAAGTGTCATGGTGTTTCAGGCTCCTGTGAGCTCAGGACCTGCTGGAAGGTCATGCCCCCGTTCCGGCGTGTCGGTGTTGTGCTGAAGGAGCGCTTTGATGGAGCCACAGAG GTGCGTCTCACACGGGTAGGCTCACGCACTGCTCTACTGCCGAAGGACTCCCAGGTAAAGCCCCCGTCTGCCCGTGACCTGGTCTACCTGGCCCCCTCCCCAGACTTTTGCAAACTAGATCCCGAAAACGGCATCCCAGGGACAGCAGGACGCCGCTGCAACG GGACGTCACGCCTAGCGCCAGATGGCTGTGAGCTGGTGTGTTGTGGACCGGGCTTTCGAGCCGGACGGGCTGAAGTGGTCCAGCGCTGCTCCTGCAAGTTCTCCTGGTGCTGCTCGGTCAGGTGTCAGCAGTGCAAAAACACTGTGCTCATTCACACCTGCAGAGAGTGA